DNA from Lagenorhynchus albirostris chromosome 3, mLagAlb1.1, whole genome shotgun sequence:
GCATGTACAGGTAAAGGGAATAGCATGTATAAGGACATGGAGATGGAAGACTCCCCATGCGTTTGAAGAACAATAGTGCACTGTGGGTAGACTTAAGGGGACATAGGGCATAGTGGCTGCAGGGAAGGGCTGAAGATAAACTGTGGCCAGTTCATTACTTCATTAAGGTGAGTGGCCTTTATCATTAAAAAGTTCAAGTAATttcatcccctctccccacccgccCCCTTTTTAAAGGACATAATGATGGTGtacagaagagggagggaagagatacTGAAGAAGAGATTCAGCACGAATGGTCTTGAGAATGGTATAGCAGTACCAAAGGGACACAGCGTTAATGGTCTTAGGAATGGGATAGGGGTATCAAAGGGATTTTTTAAACTATCAAGATTAGGAGACAAGTGCATCTGTGTAGTGTATAAATGCGTTTTTAATGTGTGGGTGACAGGAATCAGGAATGGGCAAGCAGCCAGGGATGACTTCAGAACATGtgctttttaaacattaatttggAAATATGTGGTAACTATCCAGATGGTTAAATCTTGTAGATGTCTAGATGTTGGGCTAaggtttaataataaatttaagagtTATAAGTAAAAAGGACTAACTAGTCCTGAGTCAATGAAATTaccagagggaggggcaggattACAAGATGGCTGCAATGAGTTCACAGGGGAAAGAGGTATATATGGTGGGAAGGAGAGAATCAGATGAAAAGATTGGGAGAGCAGTGTTGGAGAGAGGACAACGGAGAAGTTAGTTTCAAAGGCTTCCAGTGGTAGTTGATTCaggtgagggaaaaaaatgcGATACACATAGGTTAGAGCGGGAatggcaaacttcttctgtaaagggccagacaatAAATACTTCAGGATTTGCAGCCTAATCTAGCTAGTGGCTCCTACAAAAACAGCTGCAGCTTGCCAACCCCTGCCTTAGAAACACATCAAGATTTTAAGTGTTGAGGGCCAGATATTTGAAATGCATCCAATGTCTAGACATATGAGCATCCTGGGGTTAGGCATAGAGGCTGAAGACTGATAAAACTGGTGGCAGGAAAATTAAGGATGCTGGTAGAAGTTTAATTAAATGATTGCATATGGGAAAGGACATCAAGTGAGGAATGCGAGACTGGAAGAACAGGGGTAAGAAAAGCATTCTTAGTCACTCCACATTCAGGACTCTCCATAGTTTTATTAAGCTTAATTTCCCACCTAATTTTTCCTGCTTTAGTTCTAAATGTCATAAAGAAGGTCTCTTACAAATAATACAGCCATTCAACATGACTACTAGGATGGCAATAAACTCCATTTAGACACATTTGTTTaaaaccagttttgttttttgtctccttactTATAGCAGGGTTTCTAAACCTGAAACACTACTGACCTTTTGAGCTTGATAATTCTGTTATGGGGGTGGAGGGCTGTCCTGTGAGTTGTAGGATGTTCAGCAGAATCCCTAGACTCTACCCATTAGAGGTCAGTAGCAGCCCCCCCACTCCAGTTATGACTACCAAAATATCTCAGAAggtgccaaatgtcccctggagggcAAAAATCACCCCCTGTTGAGAACCACACTGCTTTACAGAAGATTGCATGGTTTCCCTTACAACATATTACCATTTGGAAAAAATGAGGAGGCTGAATGCCTCAGACTATTTCCTAGTAAGATTTTCAGATACACTCAGATGGCATCGGAGGGAAAAAATCTGGTACATTTTGAAATCACTATAAAGCACCTCATCTAACACGtcaaatcagatcagaaatcctTTATCTGGCAtaatgggagggaaaaaaagctcCACTTTTCCTTTAAGGCAGATTCTCATGAAATAAtctcaataaaatacaaagaggATGGTCAGGACCATGCACCATCAAGTGTACACACATCTTTTGAGTACAAGGAGACTCAGTGAAGAGGAAAAGGAGTGTCTCACAGTGGAATATCCCTGGTCTGGTGTTACTGTTGCTCTCAGTGCTATTCACGACAGATTATATAGTAATTTCATTAAGTTTAGAAATATTGAGTGGGTGAGATGAGAACTGGAAGACATGACTGAAATTGACTGACGTATGTGACTCTGAAATCACTTGTCAAAAACAGTAAAGTTCAACAGGCAAAGGAACAAAACCAGATTTCATATAGGTATAAAATGGAGAATGTCAAGCTAGGCACAGTAGCAAATAAAGACCTAAGTTTTATTAACTATAATTTGAATGCCAAACCTGGATTAAAAATATAAGCATGATACTAGCTTATAGTATCAAGAATATGACAAGCAAAGATGCACAAAAATTGACCTGCAAAAAGGAATAATgggaaaaaacttcaaaaaaaattttttttaaagatgttggggtaggagtttattaattaattaattaatttttgctgtgttgggtcttcatttctgtgcgagggctttctctagttgtggcaagtgggagcggcctctcttgttgcggaacacaggctccagacgcgcaggctcagtagttgtggctcacaggcccagttgttccgcggcatgtgggatcttcccagaccagggctcgaacctgtgtcccctgcattagcaggcagactctcaaccactgtgccaccagggaagccctaaaacttcaaaaatttttaagtggtaAGATACTGGGAGCCACACCAAGGGTCCTTAAATATATCCAAAGGGATAGAAAAATGGGACCTAGGAAGAAGTCTGGCAATTGAGAAAGATAAATCTAAATGGATGAGGATTCGCTATAAATAAAAATCCTGACCAAGTGGTCTCTCTAAAAAACAGACATGGTATACTTCAGCAATCTGAAAGAATGGCCCGTAAGAGTGACTTACACACCAGAGATCATACTATAACCTAAACACGTGAAGACACTAGAAGTGACTATTGGTAAGGAACAGACTGCAACAACTTCAAGCTTTTGCAACTGTTATTTCTGTTGGTGATAATGAGGCAGAAAATTGcatctaaaaatgtaaaaacattatCGCCAAAGTACCAACAATCAAATGGATGAattacaactttattttttacacttAAAGGCTGATGAAAAACCATTACTAATCCTATTAAAGAAAATCCAACACAATATCTCAATTGAAAAGTATGGTAACCATATTTACTGATTCAATactatttttctaaaacacaacATGGAAACATCTAGCATGCATGTTTAATCTCAGTACAATGGATTCAAAACCAAGTATACATGTTACATGCATCAAGGCTAAATTACAAATTATCatagtcatcatcatcatcgtcatcatcatcatcatcatcttcacgTTTTCTTTTCAATGCATTTGATGCTTCACTGGCAGTATTCTGTGATGACACCATGTTAGTGGTAATAAGAATATTTTTGGACCCAATTAGTGATGGATTAATTAGAACATTCTGAACTGCTGATGTTGCAGGAATTGATGCTTTTACAGCTGGGGATTGTGAAGTGGGCATCTGTACTGTGAACCTTTGCCCTGTGAGGGACACTGGAGTCCCTACTTTAGTTGAAACAGACATGGTTTGTGGGGTTGGTGTGCCAAGCGTGGGAGTACTCGGTCTGCTAGTAACTGAACCAACACTTAACCGTGGAACTGTTATTCTTCCCGCAGAAGTAGATGCCTTTTTTTGTAAGGATTTAAGTCTATAATTTGGAGCAGTCAAGCAATATCTATCAGGTGGCAATCTAGGACCTGAATATGGCTTGATTAATGGCAAAGGGGTTTGATTCCTTTGCCTTGCAATATCTAATAAAAAATCTCTTGGGGGAGGAGAGGTAAAAGACTGGTCAGCACGACACTGGATGGCCAATCGCACATCATCTGCATCAACAGTAGCCTTCTTAGCATGACTTGAATAAATTTTTGCATCATCTAGAATTGTGGTCACATATCGGAAGGCAAACTCCAACATCTGATTTATAACTCTTGGTTCATATTCTGTAATCCCCATATCCTTCAGGATTTGTGCCATCATCTGTGCATCTTTCGGCATGCTCTTGGGAGAAGCCATCTTGCCAGACTCCATGATATCCGGTGATCAGACTTTagatcatttgaaaaaaatatgtacattagATCAAACCTGAAATAGTTACTTTAGTAGCAACTGTCaggaactttaaaattttaaaatacatgttaaatttttaaaaatataaattaaaaaatacgctaaatctttttaattttaatgaggcaCATTTAAAGTTCCCttcacttaaatttattttctacccattagaaaatataaaaagatgaagACACAAATAAGGGAGTGATAAAAGATTGGGGAAAAACAGGGTAAAATAACCAAaaacatacaacattttaaaatatgtgcagttggggcttccctggtggcgcagtggttgagagtccgcctgctgatgcaggggacacaagtttgtgtcccggtccgggaagatcccacatgccgcggagcagctgggcccgtgagccatggctgctgagcctgcacacactgtgctccgcaacgggagaggccacaccagtgagaggcccgcgtaccgcaaaaaaaaaaacaaaaaaaaaaccgtgCAGTT
Protein-coding regions in this window:
- the TAF9 gene encoding transcription initiation factor TFIID subunit 9 is translated as MESGKMASPKSMPKDAQMMAQILKDMGITEYEPRVINQMLEFAFRYVTTILDDAKIYSSHAKKATVDADDVRLAIQCRADQSFTSPPPRDFLLDIARQRNQTPLPLIKPYSGPRLPPDRYCLTAPNYRLKSLQKKASTSAGRITVPRLSVGSVTSRPSTPTLGTPTPQTMSVSTKVGTPVSLTGQRFTVQMPTSQSPAVKASIPATSAVQNVLINPSLIGSKNILITTNMVSSQNTASEASNALKRKREDDDDDDDDDDDDYDNL